In one window of uncultured Acetobacteroides sp. DNA:
- a CDS encoding ABC transporter permease, with product MVSYLLKRIGYSILIVYGVITLIFMIFNALPGDPAQMMMGQRSDEKSLQIIRKDLGLDKPLSVQYLSYLNDLSPVSVHSTDTSSVFYFDREKYTSAAGLTIGRRVLAVKVPYLRRSYLTQKPVGETIRETLPNTFILAVLSMLVASVMGIGIGIGIAIKKGTWIDKTSLALCSMGMSLPSFFAAVLIGWLFAYVLGDITGLNLTGNLFEVDPYGNGTTLMLKNMILPVITLAIRPLSVVVQLTRNSLLEVFTQDYIRTAKAKGLSTRKVIMRHALKNSLNPVVGAISGWFASMMAGVVFVEYIFGWKGLGFVMVQALSGYDLPIVMGCVVTFSIIFVVVNLLTDICYGLLDPRVRLNG from the coding sequence CCCGGCGATCCGGCCCAGATGATGATGGGCCAGCGCTCCGACGAAAAGTCTTTGCAGATTATACGAAAGGACTTGGGGCTCGACAAACCGCTCTCGGTTCAGTACCTGAGCTACCTCAACGACCTATCGCCCGTATCGGTGCACTCGACCGATACCTCATCCGTATTCTACTTCGACAGAGAGAAGTACACCTCGGCCGCGGGGCTGACCATCGGCCGCAGGGTGCTGGCCGTAAAGGTGCCCTACCTGCGCCGCTCGTACCTTACCCAGAAGCCGGTTGGAGAGACCATCCGGGAAACGCTTCCGAACACCTTCATCCTTGCGGTGCTGTCGATGCTGGTGGCATCGGTGATGGGTATTGGCATTGGTATCGGCATCGCCATAAAGAAGGGTACCTGGATCGACAAGACCAGCCTTGCGCTGTGCTCCATGGGGATGTCGCTGCCCTCGTTCTTTGCGGCGGTGCTCATCGGGTGGCTGTTCGCCTACGTGCTGGGCGACATCACGGGGCTGAACCTGACGGGCAACCTCTTTGAGGTGGACCCCTACGGCAACGGCACTACGCTAATGCTCAAAAACATGATCCTGCCGGTGATAACGTTGGCCATCCGCCCGCTGTCGGTGGTGGTGCAGCTCACCCGCAACTCGCTGCTGGAGGTGTTTACGCAGGACTACATCCGCACGGCCAAGGCCAAGGGGCTGTCCACCCGGAAGGTAATCATGCGCCACGCGCTGAAGAACTCGCTGAACCCGGTGGTAGGCGCCATATCGGGTTGGTTTGCCTCGATGATGGCAGGGGTGGTGTTCGTGGAGTACATCTTCGGGTGGAAAGGGCTTGGCTTCGTAATGGTTCAGGCGCTATCGGGGTACGATTTACCCATAGTTATGGGGTGTGTCGTTACCTTTTCTATTATCTTTGTGGTGGTTAATCTGCTAACGGATATCTGCTACGGATTGCTCGACCCTCGGGTTCGGCTAAACGGTTAA